One window from the genome of Hippocampus zosterae strain Florida chromosome 7, ASM2543408v3, whole genome shotgun sequence encodes:
- the rab11fip3 gene encoding rab11 family-interacting protein 3 isoform X3, which translates to MVWDMQNEVTDSAYLGSESTYSECETFTDEDTGALVPPEMHEDVDTDSGIEAALHDPEEAINRFSLNSELHNPSPVAVIGGEEEHFEDFGESNTSELLLESAEEGADIAVDCPLAQSPQQIDVSALLSPSAPAPLPDCFQSFLKEEALDFFCSQCHKQISRLEDLSTRLNFLEMTSAGKRLSSKKVARHLLQNSSITLDTVSDLTRDILELADNDITDKMLLLERRVAELEKESETSGEQHARLRQENLQLVHRANAYEEQLKEQELLADEQLQHEIRRHKEALSKLERERGLEMENLQSRMQQLDEENSELRSCVPCLRANIERLEEEKLKLEDEVDIMTVKWQDEMETRQKMADKLSHERHQNQKEKESTQELIEDLRKQLEHLQLYKLEAEAKRGRSLSAGLQEYQTRTREAELEQEIKRLKQDNRSLKEQNDELNGQIINLSIQGAKSLMSASFSDSLAAEINSVSRSELMEAVHKQEEINYRLQDYIDKIIVAIMESNPSILEVK; encoded by the exons ATGGTTTGGGACATG CAAAATGAGGTGACGGACAGCGCGTACCTGGGTTCCGAGAGCACGTACAGCGAATGCGAGACATTCACGGACGAGGACACCGGTGCCCTCGTGCCCCCGGAAATGCACGAGGATGTGGACACGGACAGCGGGATCGAGGCTGCACTTCATGACCCCGAAGAGGCCATCAATAG GTTCTCACTCAACTCGGAGCTGCACAACCCCTCCCCGGTGGCGGTCATCGGCGGCGAGGAGGAGCATTTTGAAGATTTCGGCGAGAGCAATACGTCAGAGCTGCTGCTGGAAAGTGCAGAGGAGGGCGCCGATATCGCCGTTGACTGCCCTCTGGCGCAGAGCCCTCAGCAGATCGATGTCTCCGCTCTGCTCTCTCCGAG cgcaccCGCTCCTCTCCCCGACTGCTTTCAGAGCTTCCTCAAGGAGGAGGCGCTGGACTTTTTCTGTAGCCAATGTCACAAACAAATAAGTCGCCTGGAGGACCTCTCCACCCGCCTCAATTTCCTAGAGATGACTAG TGCTGGCAAAAGACTGTCCAGCAAGAAGGTGGCAAG ACATCTTCTGCAGAACAGCTCAATAACGCTGGACACGGTGAGCGACCTCACCCGTGACATCCTGGAGCTGGCTGACAATGACATCACAGACAAG ATGCTACTACTCGAGCGTCGCGTGGCAGAGCTGGAGAAGGAGTCGGAAACTTCGGGCGAGCAGCACGCGCGCCTGCGGCAGGAGAACCTTCAGCTGGTGCACCGCGCCAACGCCTatgaggagcagctgaaggagcAGGAGCTGCTCGCCGACGAGCAGCTGCAGCACGAGATCCGGCGCCACAAGGAGGCTCTGAGCAagctggagagggagagaggactGGAGATGGAAAACCTGCAGTCCAG AATGCAGCAGCTTGATGAGGAGAATAGCGAACTGAGGTCCTGTGTTCCTTGTCTACGAGCAAACATCGAGAGGTTAGAGGAG gagaaACTGAAGCTCGAAGACGAGGTAGACATCATGACCGTCAAGTGGCAGGATGAGATGGAGACCCGGCAGAAGATGGCCGACAAGCTGAGCCATGAACGCCATCAGAACCAAAAGGAGAAGGAGAGCACGCAGGAG CTAATTGAAGACCTGCGAAAGCAGCTGGAGCACTTGCAATTGTACAAATTGGAGGCGGAAGCAAAACGGGGCCGCTCGCTCAGCGCCGGGCTGCAGGAGTATCAAACTCGCACCCGAGAAGCGGAACTGGAGCAAGAGATCAAACGACTCAAACAG GACAACCGCAgcttgaaggagcagaacgatGAGCTGAACGGGCAGATCATCAACCTCAGCATCCAGGGAGCCAAGAGCCTGATGTCTGCTTCCTTTTCCGACTCCCTGGCAGCCGAGATCAACTCTGTGTCCCGCTCTGAG TTGATGGAGGCCGTCCATAAACAGGAGGAGATCAACTACAGACTCCAGGACTACATTGATAAAATAATCGTGGCCATCATGGAGTCCAACCCCTCTATCCTTGAGGTCAAATAA